Proteins from one Triticum aestivum cultivar Chinese Spring chromosome 7A, IWGSC CS RefSeq v2.1, whole genome shotgun sequence genomic window:
- the LOC123148255 gene encoding probable methyltransferase PMT24 has protein sequence MAGVGGRSSRAAGKRGGGAASSSAAASACVYYATTGVLVALCVAGAYLLTSTSSASIAGPDDGDKAAAVTAYRHTTRSSFAYEVTREKAPPSPPREPEAEDGALGKEDAGSEEDGGAEQERGSAVTAAAVGDPHAQPDLDERGSGGEDSKSDAAAVDEDQSNERVRVAASEATAEEEEDAAAATGADKEQETLDNDQEEEQQSHLQMPRATVEERNLDGGIEEESIARQRQSDEEERMSAGDEQPGTGILRREAQEDEAAERQSDEDRPDQEQPEEERSSDQSLVEEDGRTLVEVESDPGQEDGGGDDKAAESEHKEDTDGSGAGSVNHNVVDTLQGEDSAVGAGGDQSAWATQRDQSHREKDRRQEDAGDGNSTDGEEQHEWRTCNVKAGADYIPCLDNEKAVKKLRPENFRRYEHRERHCPDEGPTCLVALPRGYRRPVEWPKSRDRIWLSNVPHTKLVQVKGHQNWVKVSGQYLLFPGGGTQFIHGALHYIDFLQQSVRGVAWGKRTRVVLDVGCGVASFGGYLFERDVVTMSFAPKDEHEAQVQMALERGIPAISAVMGSKRLPFPSKAFDLVHCARCRVPWHADGGALLLELNRVLRPGGLFVWSATPVYQKLTDDVEIWKAMTALTKSMCWELVTIKKDRLNGVGAAFYRKPTSNECYESRTRQQPPMCSDDDDANAAWYVRLNACIHRVPTGVAERGARWPADWPRRVRAPPNWLNTSQVGVYGKPAPEDFVADYQHWRRVMDKSYLNGLGVDWSRVRNVMDMRAAYGGFAAALRDQKVWVMNVVNVDAPDTLPIIFDRGLFGMYHDWCESFSTYPRTYDLLHADRLFSKIKDRCAVLPVIVEVDRIVRPGGSIIVRDDSGAVGEVEKLLRSLHWDVRLTFSKNDEGVLFAEKSDWRTELAAEPT, from the exons ATGGCGGGGGTGGGAGGCCGGAGCTCGCGCGCCGCCGGGAAGCGCGGGGGCGGGGCGGCGTCCTCGTCCGCGGCCGCGTCGGCGTGCGTCTACTACGCCACCACGGGGGTGCTCGTGGCGCTCTGCGTCGCCGGGGCCTACTTGCTCACGTCCACCTCGTCCGCGTCCATCGCCGGGCCGGACGACGGGGACAAGGCGGCCGCCGTCACGGCGTACCGCCATACCACGCGCTCGTCGTTCGCGTACGAGGTGACCAGGGAgaaggcgccgccgtcgccgccgcgcgaGCCCGAGGCCGAGGACGGGGCGCTGGGCAAGGAGGACGCTGGCTCCGAGGAGGATGGCGGCGCCGAGCAGGAGCGCGGCAGCGCCGTCACCGCGGCGGCCGTGGGCGACCCGCATGCCCAGCCCGATCTGGACGAGCGTGGCTCCGGCGGCGAGGACTCCAAGAGCGACGCGGCGGCGGTGGACGAGGACCAGAGCAACGAGCGTGTCCGCGTCGCCGCCAGCGAGGCcaccgccgaggaggaggaggacgccgcggcggcgacgggcgcggacAAGGAGCAAGAAACGCTGGACAACGATCAGGAAGAAGAGCAGCAGTCGCATCTGCAGATGCCGCGCGCCACGGTGGAGGAGAGGAACCTGGACGGCGGCATCGAGGAGGAGAGCATCGCGCGGCAGCGGCAGAGCGACGAGGAGGAGCGTATGAGCGCCGGCGACGAGCAGCCcggcacgggcatcctccgccGCGAGGCgcaggaggacgaggcggcggagCGGCAGTCGGATGAGGATAGACCCGATCAGGAGCAGCCGGAGGAGGAGCGTAGCAGCGACCAATCGCTGGTCGAGGAGGACGGGCGCACGTTGGTGGAGGTGGAGTCCGACCCCGGGCAAGAAGACGGCGGCGGAGACGACAAGGCAGCCGAGTCAGAGCACAAGGAGGACACGGACGGCAGCGGCGCCGGCTCGGTGAACCACAACGTCGTCGATACGCTGCAAGGCGAGGACTCGGCCGTCGGCGCCGGAGGAGACCAGAGCGCGTGGGCGACGCAGCGCGATCAGTCCCACCGGGAGAAGGACCGGCGCCAGGAAGACGCGGGCGACGGCAACAGCACGGACGGGGAGGAGCAGCACGAGTGGCGGACGTGCAACGTCAAGGCCGGCGCCGACTACATCCCGTGCCTGGACAACGAGAAGGCCGTCAAGAAGCTGCGGCCGGAGAACTTCCGGCGCTACGAGCACCGCGAGCGTCACTGCCCCGACGAGGGCCCGACGTGCCTCGTCGCGCTCCCAAGAGGCTACCGCCGGCCCGTCGAGTGGCCAAAGAGCCGCGACAGG ATTTGGCTGAGCAATGTGCCGCACACGAAGCTGGTCCAGGTGAAGGGGCACCAGAACTGGGTGAAGGTGAGCGGGCAGTACCTGCTCTTCCCCGGCGGCGGCACGCAGTTCATCCACGGCGCGCTGCACTACATCGACTTCCTGCAGCAGTCGGTGCGCGGCGTCGCGTGGGGGAAGCGCACGCGGGTGGTGCTGGACGTGGGGTGCGGCGTGGCCAGCTTCGGGGGCTACCTGTTCGAGCGGGACGTGGTGACCATGTCGTTCGCGCCCAAGGACGAGCACGAGGCGCAGGTGCAGATGGCGCTGGAGCGCGGCATCCCGGCCATCTCCGCCGTCATGGGCTCCAAGCGCCTCCCCTTCCCCAGCAAGGCGTTCGACCTCGTCCACTGCGCGCGCTGCCGTGTCCCCTGGCAcgccgacggcggcgccctccTCCTCGAGCTCAACCGCGTCCTCCGCCCCGGCGGCCTCTTCGTCTGGTCCGCCACGCCCGTCTACCAGAAGCTCACCGACGACGTCGAGATCTGGAAAG CAATGACGGCTCTGACGAAATCCATGTGCTGGGAGCTGGTGACGATCAAGAAAGACCGGCTCAACGGCGTCGGCGCCGCCTTCTACCGGAAGCCGACGTCTAACGAGTGCTACGAGAGCCGGACAAGGCAGCAGCCTCCCATgtgcagcgacgacgacgacgccaacGCGGCGTGGTACGTCCGCCTGAACGCGTGCATCCACCGGGTGCCGACCGGCGTGGCGGAGCGCGGGGCCAGGTGGCCGGCGGACTGGCCGCGGCGGGTGCGCGCGCCGCCCAACTGGCTCAACACCTCGCAGGTCGGAGTATACGGGAAGCCTGCGCCGGAGGACTTCGTGGCGGACTACCAGCACTGGAGGCGCGTCATGGACAAGTCGTACCTCAACGGCCTGGGCGTCGACTGGTCCAGGGTGAGGAACGTCATGGACATGCGAGCCGCCTACGGAGG GTTCGCCGCGGCGCTGAGGGACCAGAAGGTCTGGGTGATGAACGTCGTCAACGTGGACGCGCCGGACACGCTGCCCATCATCTTCGACCGCGGGCTGTTCGGCATGTACCATGACTGGTGCGAGTCCTTCAGCACCTACCCGAGGACCTACGACCTTCTGCACGCCGATCGCCTCTTCTCAAAGATAAAGGACAG GTGCGCCGTGCTGCCGGTCATCGTCGAGGTGGACAGGATCGTGAGGCCGGGAGGGAGCATCATCGTGCGCGACGACTCCGGCGCCGTCGGCGAGGTGGAGAAGCTCTTGAGGTCGCTTCACTGGGACGTGAGGCTCACCTTCTCCAAGAACGATGAAGGGGTGCTGTTCGCCGAGAAATCGGATTGGCGGACGGAGCTGGCCGCCGAGCCAACCTAA
- the LOC123148256 gene encoding tRNA-dihydrouridine(16/17) synthase [NAD(P)(+)]-like gives MLPRRLVPFLPNSRLLFRSLNPSLAMSPADAAAAAHLTTASDPDEDICSSPAAAAAPEEIAPPVPTPLPPPPASAEERVERAWAHWRRLGSPRLVVAPMVDNSELPFRMLCRRYGADAAYTPMLHSRIFSENEKHRDMEFTTCKEDRPLFVQFCANDPDILLQAAKLVEAYCDYVDLNFGCPQRIAKRGYYGAFLMDNLPLVKSLVQNLSENLCVPVSCKIRIFPRLEDTLAYAKMLEEAGASLVAVHGRTRDEKDGKKFRADWDAIKAVKDALRIPVLANGNIRHMEDVKSCLQHTGADGVLSAEPLLENPALFAGFRTKEWKEDGNEDGDGGLDPADLAIEYLKLCEQYPVPWRMIRSHLHKLLGSCFRVHPQVREEFNAQTKLTFEGLHDMVKRLKELGGGIPLYRDQSSLQSHAVTNGLAASNA, from the exons ATGCTACCACGCCGACTCGTCCCCTTCCTCCCGAACTCGCGCCTCCTCTTCCGCTCCCTAAACCCTAGCCTCGCCATGTCTccggccgacgccgccgccgccgcccacctgaCCACGGCCTCCGACCCCGACGAGGACATATGCTCCAgccccgctgccgccgctgcccccGAGGAGATCGCGCCGCCCGTGCCCACGCCCCTGCCTCCTCCGCCGGCGTCCGCGGAGGAGAGGGTGGAGCGCGCGTGGGCGCACTGGAGGCGGCTGGGGTCCCCGAGGCTGGTGGTGGCGCCCATGGTGGACAACTCGGAGCTGCCCTTCCGCATGCTGTGCCGCCGCTACGGCGCCGACGCCGCCTACACGCCCATGCTCCACTCCCGCATCTTCTCCGAGAACGAGAAGCACAGGGACATGGAGTTCACTACCTGCAAG GAGGACCGCCCACTTTTTGTTCAGTTTTGTGCGAACGATCCTGATATTTTGTTACAAGCTGCAAAGCTGGTGGAAGCATACTGCGACTATGTTGATTTGAATTTTGG ATGTCCACAGCGCATTGCTAAACGGGGATACTATGGGGCATTTCTCATGGACAACCTTCCACTCGTTAAATCGCTTGTGCAAAATCTGTCAGAGAACCTTTGTGTTCCAGTCTCTTGCAAGATCCGCATATTTCCGCGACTGGAGGACACACTTGCGTATGCAAAGATGCTTGAAGAAGCCGGTGCTTCTCTTGTGGCAGTGCATGGGCGTACAAGAGATGAAAAAGATGGGAAGAAATTTCGAGCTGACTGGGATGCCATCAAAGCTGTGAAAGATGCCCTGAGGATACCTGTACTTGCAAATGGAAACATTCGTCATATGGAGGATGTGAAGAGCTGTCTGCAACACACTGGTGCTGATGGCGTGCTTTCAGCTGAACCTCTTTTGGAAAATCCAGCATTATTTGCTGGTTTCCGTACAAAGGAGTGGAAAGAAGATGGCAATGAAGACGGAGATGGTGGTTTAGACCCGGCTGATCTTGCCATTGAGTATTTGAAACTGTGCGAGCAATACCCAGTGCCATGGAGAATGATTCGATCCCATCTCCACAAGTTGCTGGGAAGCTGTTTTAGAGTGCATCCGCAAGTGAGGGAGGAATTCAATGCACAGACCAAGCTCACTTTTGAGGGGTTGCATGATATGGTAAAGAGGCTGAAAGAACTCGGCGGTGGAATACCACTTTACAGAGATCAGAGCTCTTTACAGTCACATGCCGTTACAAACGGGCTAGCTGCAAGCAATGCGTGA